One region of Clostridia bacterium genomic DNA includes:
- a CDS encoding quinate 5-dehydrogenase, protein MKRIVSVSLGSSKRNSKVETEILGEKVLIERIGTDGNKQKAIELIKELDGQVAAFGLGGTDLYVQAGNRRYLIREAADIARAAKKTPIVDGSGLKNTLERKVIRYLAEQQVIDFTRKKVLMVCAMDRFGMAESFAAAGADVTYGDLVFVLGLPIPLKSLKALDRIARLLAPIIVQLPFKYLYPVGEKQEEIKPKYSRYYYEADVIAGDFHYVKKFLPAKLPGKTVITNTVTSDDVAMLKERGIELLITTTPELNGRSFGTNVMEGLLIALSNKDPREITPKDYEELLEKIDLKPRIQYLQ, encoded by the coding sequence ATGAAAAGAATAGTCAGCGTCAGTTTGGGTTCCTCAAAGCGCAATTCCAAAGTAGAAACGGAGATCCTGGGGGAAAAAGTCTTGATCGAACGGATTGGGACCGACGGCAACAAGCAAAAAGCCATTGAATTAATTAAGGAATTGGACGGACAAGTGGCAGCTTTTGGCCTGGGTGGCACGGACCTGTATGTTCAGGCCGGTAATCGACGCTATCTCATCCGGGAAGCGGCGGACATTGCGAGAGCTGCCAAAAAGACCCCTATTGTGGACGGCAGCGGCCTGAAGAATACATTGGAGCGCAAGGTGATCAGGTACCTGGCGGAACAGCAGGTGATTGATTTTACCAGGAAAAAAGTGCTGATGGTCTGCGCCATGGACCGGTTTGGCATGGCGGAAAGCTTTGCGGCCGCCGGGGCTGATGTGACCTATGGGGACCTGGTATTTGTGCTGGGGCTGCCTATTCCGCTGAAGTCTCTCAAAGCCTTGGACCGCATTGCGCGCCTGTTGGCTCCCATTATTGTGCAGCTGCCCTTCAAATATCTCTATCCCGTGGGGGAAAAGCAGGAAGAGATCAAGCCGAAATACAGCCGTTATTATTATGAGGCCGATGTGATCGCCGGTGATTTTCACTACGTCAAGAAATTCCTGCCGGCCAAACTGCCGGGCAAGACCGTGATCACCAACACCGTTACCAGTGACGACGTGGCGATGCTGAAAGAAAGGGGCATTGAACTGTTGATTACCACCACGCCGGAGCTCAACGGTCGTTCCTTCGGCACCAATGTAATGGAAGGATTGCTCATCGCCCTCAGCAATAAAGATCCCAGGGAGATTACTCCCAAAGACTACGAAGAATTACTGGAGAAAATCGATTTGAAGCCTAGGATTCAATACTTGCAGTGA
- a CDS encoding ECF transporter S component → MRIRTRQIVIAGILASVALMLGSTPLGFIPVPTPAGHATIMHIPAIIGAILEGPVVGAFIGLVFGIYSFLRGGAAMFADPVIAIVPRVLIGIVAYYVYRPLRKNLVIGSAAAAVAGTLTNTIGVLGLAYLRGYFPTWQSAGAVALLHGTPEVVVAAVLVVVLVKALAAARFAVGVPAKDS, encoded by the coding sequence ATGAGGATCAGAACCCGACAGATTGTCATTGCGGGTATCTTGGCTTCCGTAGCGTTAATGTTAGGTTCAACCCCGCTGGGGTTTATCCCCGTCCCGACTCCGGCAGGGCACGCGACTATTATGCATATTCCGGCCATTATCGGTGCCATTCTGGAAGGGCCGGTGGTAGGTGCTTTCATCGGTCTGGTGTTTGGGATTTACAGCTTTTTGCGGGGCGGAGCGGCGATGTTCGCCGATCCCGTGATTGCAATTGTGCCCCGTGTCTTGATTGGTATTGTAGCTTATTATGTATACAGGCCCCTCAGAAAGAACCTGGTCATCGGTTCGGCGGCTGCGGCCGTAGCCGGTACCTTGACCAATACCATCGGTGTCCTGGGGCTGGCCTATTTAAGAGGTTATTTCCCCACTTGGCAGTCCGCCGGAGCCGTGGCCCTGCTGCATGGGACCCCGGAAGTGGTGGTAGCCGCAGTCCTGGTGGTGGTACTGGTAAAGGCTTTGGCGGCGGCCCGGTTCGCCGTCGGCGTGCCGGCGAAAGACAGCTGA
- a CDS encoding D-aminoacylase, translated as MKHIGRRAFLIGAAGFSAWALLNPGRVAGWLSRDREEERPGETGGEELQEPLPPEPEEPEPIDCDLVLQNGIVVDGTGSRAFAGSVGVKGEYIVAVGDFPAGPGAEVIDVTGLVVAPGFIDLHTHTEDYHRQGGTGEMILLQGVTSQIVGNCGTSVDSVKEYLAGIEAAGINVGILAGYKNLRNRYVGQGKTTGAQLEQMQQALAQELADGAFGLSAALEYWPQSQATAEEMIALCEVLKDCGGFFSVHIRNESDRVLEALEEAIEIGMRAGVPVEYSHVKALNEKNWGKMTQILALVEGAAQSGLDITGDVYGYTFSSWDLDSDRVSISEVDLCLALAHPLVMVGSDSGLSRSGQAIHPRAYGNYPRVLRRYVREEQVISLETAVKKMTSMPAARLGLKERGLLAPGMKADIAVFDAGTVTDCATRGNPNILAQGMHYVLVNGQVAVKEGQPTGVLAGQALVRS; from the coding sequence ATGAAGCATATCGGCAGAAGAGCATTTCTCATCGGAGCGGCAGGATTTTCAGCATGGGCTCTCCTGAATCCGGGCCGGGTCGCCGGGTGGTTGAGCCGTGACAGGGAAGAAGAACGCCCCGGGGAAACCGGGGGGGAGGAATTGCAGGAGCCGCTGCCCCCGGAACCGGAGGAACCGGAACCCATTGACTGTGATTTGGTGCTGCAAAACGGCATCGTTGTCGACGGCACCGGCAGCCGTGCCTTTGCAGGCAGCGTCGGCGTCAAAGGAGAGTATATAGTGGCCGTAGGTGATTTTCCGGCAGGGCCTGGAGCTGAGGTCATCGATGTGACGGGGTTGGTGGTCGCCCCCGGCTTCATTGACCTGCACACCCATACCGAGGATTATCACCGCCAAGGCGGGACCGGGGAAATGATCCTGCTGCAAGGTGTGACCAGCCAGATCGTGGGCAACTGCGGCACTTCGGTGGATTCCGTCAAGGAGTACCTGGCAGGTATTGAAGCAGCGGGAATAAACGTCGGAATCCTTGCGGGTTATAAGAACCTGCGTAACCGGTATGTGGGTCAAGGGAAAACCACCGGCGCCCAATTGGAACAGATGCAGCAGGCCCTGGCCCAAGAACTGGCTGATGGGGCTTTCGGCCTTTCGGCAGCGCTGGAGTACTGGCCGCAAAGCCAGGCCACCGCGGAAGAAATGATTGCTTTGTGCGAGGTATTGAAGGATTGCGGCGGTTTTTTCTCCGTCCATATCCGCAATGAGAGTGACCGGGTCCTAGAGGCCTTGGAGGAAGCCATCGAAATAGGGATGCGTGCCGGGGTACCGGTGGAGTATTCCCATGTGAAAGCCCTCAACGAAAAGAATTGGGGAAAAATGACGCAAATTCTGGCCCTGGTGGAGGGAGCCGCCCAAAGCGGGCTGGATATTACCGGTGATGTTTACGGTTACACTTTTTCCAGCTGGGACCTGGACAGCGACCGGGTGTCCATCTCGGAAGTGGACCTGTGCTTGGCCCTGGCTCATCCCCTGGTGATGGTGGGCAGCGATTCGGGCCTGAGCCGGAGCGGTCAAGCGATTCATCCCAGGGCCTACGGCAATTATCCCCGGGTTTTGCGCCGTTATGTCAGGGAGGAACAGGTGATTTCGCTGGAGACGGCCGTTAAGAAAATGACCTCCATGCCTGCGGCCAGGTTAGGACTGAAAGAGCGGGGCTTGCTGGCACCGGGCATGAAAGCGGATATTGCCGTTTTTGATGCCGGCACCGTTACCGATTGTGCCACCCGGGGCAATCCCAATATCCTGGCCCAGGGAATGCATTACGTGCTGGTAAACGGTCAGGTGGCCGTCAAGGAAGGACAACCTACCGGGGTGCTAGCCGGTCAAGCCCTGGTCAGGAGCTAG
- the ndk gene encoding nucleoside-diphosphate kinase, with protein MERTFVMIKPDGVQRNLVGEIISRLEKKGYKLVAMKLMQLTEEHARVHYQEHVEKPFFPGLVEYITSGPVVAMVWEGKNAVKGIRQLMGATNPQEALPGTIRGDYGLDIGRNVIHGADSVASAQREMQIYFTPQEILTYDKEMEKWQYE; from the coding sequence ATGGAAAGAACTTTTGTCATGATCAAACCTGATGGGGTCCAAAGAAACCTGGTCGGCGAAATCATTTCCCGTCTCGAGAAGAAAGGTTACAAACTGGTGGCGATGAAGTTAATGCAGCTGACGGAAGAGCATGCCCGGGTCCACTACCAGGAGCACGTGGAAAAGCCCTTTTTCCCGGGATTGGTAGAGTATATTACTTCCGGGCCCGTAGTCGCCATGGTTTGGGAAGGGAAAAATGCCGTCAAGGGTATCAGGCAGTTAATGGGCGCCACCAATCCGCAGGAGGCGCTGCCGGGCACGATCCGGGGAGATTATGGCTTGGATATCGGGCGCAATGTCATCCACGGGGCTGATTCCGTGGCCAGCGCCCAGCGGGAAATGCAGATCTATTTTACGCCCCAGGAAATCTTGACTTACGACAAAGAAATGGAAAAATGGCAGTACGAGTAA
- a CDS encoding shikimate dehydrogenase produces the protein MIHPLELADVSRKFPFAGKVPKRLLQSVIKYAPPVTASRITGLKSPYGEAEGWFVGCVLTSEQMLTLPTQVVLNKIIRAGRLAEKLGAKILGLGAMTAVVGDAGITVAKALDIPVTTGNSYTVYTAIEGVQKAAEVMEIDLATAEVVVLGATGAIGAIAARMMARECRYLTLVARNESKLENLAEKILQETGLVCRVTKEVKKAVRRADIIIAVTSAADAVIHPEDLKPGAVVCDVARPRDVSVQVAKVRDDVLVIEGGLVEMPGQVDFGLDFGYPPGIGLACMAETMMLALEGRFEDYTLGRELTLEQVEETGRLARKHGFRLAGFRSFERPVTEETIQTIKRRAREKRGERRHA, from the coding sequence ATGATACATCCGTTAGAACTGGCTGATGTCAGCCGCAAATTTCCCTTCGCCGGCAAGGTGCCGAAAAGGCTCCTGCAATCGGTGATTAAATACGCGCCGCCTGTTACCGCTTCCCGCATTACCGGGCTGAAATCGCCCTACGGGGAAGCGGAAGGTTGGTTTGTCGGGTGTGTCCTCACCTCCGAGCAGATGCTGACCTTGCCCACCCAAGTGGTCCTCAACAAGATCATCCGGGCCGGCCGGCTGGCCGAAAAACTCGGGGCTAAGATCCTGGGGTTGGGTGCTATGACCGCGGTCGTGGGCGATGCGGGCATCACCGTGGCCAAAGCCTTGGACATTCCGGTGACCACCGGCAACAGCTATACCGTTTATACCGCCATCGAAGGGGTGCAGAAAGCGGCGGAAGTCATGGAGATTGACTTGGCGACGGCGGAAGTGGTGGTGCTGGGTGCCACCGGCGCCATTGGAGCTATTGCCGCCAGGATGATGGCCCGGGAGTGCAGGTATCTCACCCTGGTGGCCCGCAACGAGAGCAAGTTGGAAAACCTGGCGGAAAAAATCCTCCAGGAAACGGGTTTGGTGTGCCGGGTAACCAAGGAGGTAAAAAAAGCGGTACGCCGGGCAGATATTATCATTGCCGTTACTTCCGCGGCGGACGCTGTGATCCACCCGGAGGATTTGAAACCCGGCGCCGTTGTCTGCGATGTGGCCCGGCCGCGGGATGTGTCGGTGCAAGTGGCGAAAGTGAGGGACGATGTGCTGGTCATTGAAGGGGGCCTGGTGGAAATGCCGGGCCAGGTGGATTTCGGTTTGGACTTCGGCTACCCGCCGGGCATCGGATTGGCCTGCATGGCGGAAACCATGATGCTGGCCTTGGAGGGGCGCTTTGAGGATTATACCCTCGGCCGGGAGCTCACGTTGGAGCAAGTGGAGGAAACGGGGCGCCTGGCGAGGAAGCACGGTTTCCGGTTGGCGGGATTTCGCAGTTTTGAAAGGCCCGTGACGGAGGAAACCATCCAGACCATTAAGAGACGGGCCCGGGAAAAAAGAGGGGAACGGCGGCACGCCTAG
- a CDS encoding type III pantothenate kinase: MLLAIDVGNTHITLGVYARAKQICHWRVSTDRRKTADEYGVLLRQLFAVQQQDMAQIDAVALSSVVPPLTASMIEMSNHCFGVKPLVVGPGIKTGMPIRFDNPKEVGADRIVNGVAAFHKYGGPVIVVDLGTATTFDVISAKGEYLGGAIAPGVGISTDALFSYAAKLPRVELVKPPSVIGKNTVNCMQSGIIYGLYGQVEGIINRMKKEIPGVVKVVATGGFAFLFAQEGIVDQVDPFLTLEGLRLIYEMNKEL; this comes from the coding sequence TTGTTACTGGCAATCGATGTAGGCAATACCCACATTACTCTGGGCGTCTACGCCCGGGCGAAACAAATCTGCCACTGGCGGGTTTCCACCGACCGCCGCAAAACCGCCGATGAATACGGGGTTCTGTTAAGGCAGCTGTTTGCTGTCCAGCAGCAAGATATGGCCCAGATCGACGCGGTGGCCTTATCATCCGTGGTTCCCCCGTTGACCGCTTCCATGATCGAAATGTCCAACCACTGCTTTGGTGTGAAGCCTTTAGTGGTGGGCCCGGGTATCAAGACGGGGATGCCCATCCGGTTTGACAATCCCAAAGAAGTAGGGGCGGACCGCATCGTCAATGGGGTGGCGGCTTTTCACAAGTACGGGGGACCGGTGATTGTGGTGGACCTGGGAACGGCTACGACTTTTGATGTGATCTCCGCGAAAGGCGAATACCTGGGCGGGGCTATTGCCCCGGGGGTGGGCATTTCTACCGATGCTTTGTTCAGCTATGCCGCCAAGCTGCCCCGGGTAGAGCTGGTCAAGCCGCCTTCGGTCATTGGCAAAAACACCGTCAACTGCATGCAGTCAGGCATTATTTACGGCCTCTACGGGCAGGTGGAAGGCATTATCAACCGGATGAAAAAAGAAATCCCGGGTGTAGTCAAGGTGGTGGCTACCGGCGGCTTTGCTTTCCTGTTTGCCCAGGAGGGCATCGTGGATCAAGTGGACCCGTTCCTTACTTTGGAAGGACTACGCCTCATCTATGAAATGAACAAGGAGCTGTAG
- the dusB gene encoding tRNA dihydrouridine synthase DusB, with protein sequence MRIGHVVIPNRVFAAPMAGVTDKAFRILAKEQGCGLVYTEMVSAKGLVYRNERTMEMLDLAGEEKPLAVQLFGAEPEVVAEGAVMAEAAGASMIDINMGCPVPKVVKNGEGSALMQNPSLAGRIVVAVAKKVKVPVTVKIRAGWCRNTINAVDFAKAMVDAGAQAVTVHGRTRDQFYSGKADWDIIRQVAAAVHVPVIGNGDIWTPADGARMLEETGCTAIMIGRGALGNPWIFSRTIAYLEQGVLRPEPSPRERMDMALRHLELVVSFKGEVVGVREMRKHLAWYIKGMRGAARMREEVFSAKTVAEVKEIIARWQLD encoded by the coding sequence GTGAGAATAGGTCATGTGGTGATCCCCAACCGGGTCTTTGCCGCGCCCATGGCGGGAGTGACAGATAAAGCATTCCGGATTCTGGCCAAAGAGCAGGGTTGCGGCCTGGTCTATACTGAGATGGTCAGCGCCAAGGGGTTGGTGTATCGAAACGAGAGAACCATGGAAATGCTGGACCTGGCCGGGGAGGAAAAGCCCCTGGCCGTGCAGCTATTTGGCGCTGAGCCGGAAGTGGTAGCGGAAGGAGCCGTCATGGCCGAAGCAGCTGGAGCCAGCATGATCGATATTAACATGGGTTGCCCCGTTCCTAAAGTCGTGAAGAACGGCGAGGGTTCTGCTTTGATGCAGAACCCTTCTTTAGCCGGGCGGATTGTGGTGGCGGTAGCCAAGAAGGTTAAAGTGCCGGTAACGGTCAAGATCCGGGCCGGTTGGTGCCGCAATACCATCAACGCGGTGGATTTTGCCAAAGCTATGGTGGATGCCGGGGCGCAGGCCGTCACCGTCCACGGCCGTACCCGGGACCAGTTTTACAGCGGAAAGGCCGATTGGGACATTATCAGGCAGGTAGCGGCGGCGGTTCATGTGCCGGTCATCGGCAACGGGGACATTTGGACCCCGGCAGACGGGGCCAGGATGTTGGAGGAAACCGGTTGTACCGCCATTATGATCGGCCGGGGTGCTTTGGGCAATCCCTGGATTTTTTCCCGGACCATTGCCTACCTGGAACAAGGGGTGCTGCGGCCCGAGCCTTCACCAAGAGAAAGAATGGACATGGCCCTCAGGCATTTAGAACTCGTAGTCTCCTTTAAAGGAGAAGTGGTCGGGGTCCGGGAGATGCGGAAACACCTGGCCTGGTATATAAAAGGCATGCGGGGCGCCGCCCGCATGAGGGAGGAGGTTTTTTCCGCCAAGACCGTGGCCGAAGTCAAGGAGATAATCGCCAGGTGGCAGTTGGATTAA
- a CDS encoding biotin--[acetyl-CoA-carboxylase] ligase translates to MKGKVLALLRGRLGEPVSGEELSHRLGVSRTAVWKHIQALRDEGYDIISQPGTGYILQGVPDRLLPAELEHALAGNSLVTRIVYAPSLPSTNDQVKQLADEGAPEGTLVVAEHQTEGKGRLGRAWFSPPQAGIYASLLLRPVLRPEQAPGFTLLAAVAVARAVGQVTGLRAGIKWPNDVLLAGRKVCGILTEMKGEMDRIHYLVIGTGINVNTDPADFPPECRDRAISVKAVLGHSVSRVELLAAYLRALEKLYDVYLQHGLAPIIKAWKEWNVTLGEWVSVDLGTTVFQGRAVDLDKNGALMVQGEHGELRTFQSGEVTLTKR, encoded by the coding sequence ATGAAGGGAAAAGTACTGGCGTTATTGAGGGGCCGGCTGGGAGAGCCCGTTTCCGGGGAGGAGTTGTCCCACCGGTTGGGTGTCTCCCGGACGGCGGTGTGGAAGCATATCCAGGCGCTGCGGGACGAGGGATACGACATTATTTCCCAGCCGGGCACAGGTTATATTTTGCAAGGGGTTCCCGACCGGCTGCTGCCGGCGGAGCTGGAGCATGCCTTGGCCGGCAATTCCTTGGTAACCCGGATCGTGTATGCTCCGTCGCTGCCCTCCACCAATGATCAAGTCAAGCAGCTGGCTGATGAGGGTGCGCCGGAGGGAACACTGGTGGTAGCGGAACACCAGACTGAAGGCAAGGGCAGGTTGGGCCGTGCCTGGTTTTCCCCCCCACAGGCCGGCATCTATGCCTCCCTGCTGCTGCGCCCGGTGTTGAGACCGGAGCAGGCGCCGGGTTTCACCCTCCTGGCTGCCGTGGCTGTAGCCCGGGCCGTTGGACAGGTGACGGGACTGAGGGCGGGGATTAAATGGCCTAACGACGTGCTGCTGGCCGGCAGAAAAGTCTGCGGGATTCTAACGGAAATGAAGGGAGAAATGGACCGTATCCACTACCTGGTGATCGGTACCGGCATCAATGTCAACACTGATCCCGCCGATTTTCCGCCGGAATGCCGGGACAGGGCTATTTCCGTCAAAGCCGTTTTAGGGCATTCCGTTTCTCGCGTCGAATTGTTGGCTGCGTACCTTCGGGCCCTGGAAAAGTTGTACGACGTCTACCTGCAGCACGGTTTGGCGCCGATCATCAAGGCTTGGAAGGAATGGAACGTCACTTTGGGCGAGTGGGTGTCCGTTGACTTAGGCACCACCGTGTTCCAAGGCCGTGCCGTTGACCTGGATAAGAACGGGGCCTTGATGGTACAGGGCGAGCATGGGGAACTCAGGACCTTTCAAAGCGGTGAGGTAACATTAACAAAAAGATGA
- a CDS encoding transcriptional regulator: protein MEFYRIGDKLISIHKIQVMVEKILRLRMEGYSQQEAAQRLKLDRSFISRLESLGEVRKGSRVAVVGFPIKNKEEVSRILQEAGVDYQLIWTEEERQQFVRDKDGQKLLAEVFKIVGEVREYDVVVVLGSRYRIRVSEAMLDREVIGLVIGESPITEDVYVDPQALQKLMDNLSNVKA, encoded by the coding sequence ATGGAATTCTACCGGATAGGCGACAAGCTGATCAGTATCCATAAAATCCAGGTTATGGTGGAAAAGATCCTGCGGCTGCGCATGGAGGGCTATTCCCAGCAGGAAGCGGCCCAACGGTTGAAACTGGACCGGAGTTTCATCTCCCGTTTGGAAAGCCTGGGAGAAGTGCGGAAGGGATCCAGGGTGGCGGTGGTGGGTTTTCCCATCAAAAACAAGGAAGAGGTCTCCCGGATCCTGCAGGAGGCCGGGGTGGATTACCAGCTCATTTGGACCGAGGAGGAACGGCAGCAGTTCGTCCGGGACAAAGATGGGCAGAAGCTTTTGGCGGAAGTTTTCAAAATCGTGGGTGAGGTCCGGGAGTACGATGTGGTGGTGGTCCTCGGTTCCCGCTACCGGATCCGGGTTTCGGAAGCCATGCTGGACCGGGAAGTCATCGGCCTGGTGATCGGCGAGTCCCCGATTACGGAAGACGTTTACGTTGACCCTCAAGCTTTACAAAAGCTGATGGATAACTTGTCCAATGTGAAGGCTTAG
- a CDS encoding formate--tetrahydrofolate ligase, whose translation MPSDIEIAQQAKMKPVAEIAAQLGIQEDEIELYGKYKAKVSLDVYKRLADKPDGKLILVTAITPTPAGEGKTTTSVGLTDGLAKLGKKVMVCLREPSLGPSFGVKGGAAGGGYAQVVPMEDINLHFTGDLHAITTAHNLLAALLDNHLHQGNELGIDSRQVVLRRVMDLNERALRNVIVGLGGKANGVPRESGFDITVASEVMAILCLANSLTDLKERFSRMVVAYTYDGKPVTAADLQAQGSMTVVMKDAIKPNLVQTLENTPAFVHGGPFANIAHGCNSIMATKTALKLADYVVTEAGFGADLGAEKFFDVKCRYGGLKPDAAVIVATVRALKMHGGVPKSELATENIEALRKGFANLEKHIENVGKFGVPAVVAINVFPTDTQAELDTLFELCRNAGAEVAISEVWAKGGEGGKELAQKVLDTIEKKPSNFKVLYDLDAPVKEKIETIAKEVYGADGVNYTDSALKEIARYEEMGYGKLPVVMAKTQYSLSDDPTKLGRPTGFNITVREVRLSAGAGFLVAITGAIMTMPGLPKKPAAYSIDIDENGKITGLF comes from the coding sequence ATTCCTTCCGACATTGAAATTGCCCAGCAGGCAAAAATGAAGCCGGTAGCGGAAATCGCGGCGCAGCTCGGTATTCAGGAGGACGAAATTGAGCTTTACGGCAAGTACAAAGCCAAAGTATCCCTGGATGTTTACAAGCGCCTGGCTGACAAACCTGACGGAAAGCTCATCCTGGTGACTGCGATCACACCTACCCCGGCCGGAGAAGGAAAAACCACCACCAGCGTAGGTTTGACCGACGGCCTGGCCAAGTTGGGCAAGAAGGTCATGGTCTGCTTGAGAGAGCCCTCCCTGGGACCCAGCTTCGGTGTGAAAGGTGGGGCTGCCGGCGGCGGTTACGCTCAAGTAGTGCCCATGGAAGATATTAACTTGCACTTTACCGGTGACCTTCACGCGATTACGACCGCCCACAACCTGCTGGCGGCATTACTGGATAATCATCTCCATCAAGGCAATGAACTGGGCATTGACTCGCGGCAAGTGGTGCTGCGCCGGGTGATGGACCTCAATGAGAGAGCATTGCGGAACGTCATCGTGGGTTTAGGCGGCAAGGCTAACGGTGTACCGCGGGAAAGCGGCTTCGACATCACCGTGGCTTCCGAAGTCATGGCCATCCTGTGCTTGGCCAACAGCCTCACCGACCTGAAAGAAAGATTCAGCCGCATGGTGGTGGCTTACACCTATGACGGCAAACCGGTAACGGCGGCGGATCTGCAGGCCCAGGGCTCCATGACCGTGGTGATGAAAGACGCCATTAAGCCGAACCTGGTGCAGACCTTAGAAAACACCCCGGCTTTCGTCCATGGCGGTCCTTTCGCCAACATCGCCCACGGCTGCAACAGCATCATGGCCACCAAGACCGCCCTGAAGCTCGCCGACTATGTGGTCACGGAAGCCGGCTTCGGTGCCGACCTGGGTGCCGAGAAATTCTTCGACGTGAAGTGCCGTTACGGCGGTCTGAAGCCCGATGCTGCCGTGATCGTGGCTACGGTTCGCGCCCTCAAGATGCATGGCGGCGTGCCCAAGTCGGAACTGGCCACCGAAAACATTGAAGCGCTGCGCAAGGGCTTTGCCAACCTGGAGAAACACATTGAAAACGTCGGCAAGTTCGGCGTACCTGCGGTAGTGGCCATTAACGTGTTCCCGACCGATACTCAAGCCGAGCTGGATACCCTCTTTGAACTTTGCCGCAACGCCGGTGCTGAAGTGGCTATCTCCGAGGTATGGGCCAAGGGCGGCGAAGGCGGTAAGGAACTGGCTCAGAAAGTCCTGGATACCATCGAGAAGAAGCCTTCCAACTTCAAAGTGCTCTATGACCTGGATGCTCCGGTGAAAGAAAAGATCGAAACCATCGCGAAAGAAGTGTACGGTGCCGACGGCGTCAACTACACGGACAGCGCTTTGAAAGAAATCGCCCGTTACGAAGAAATGGGCTACGGCAAGCTGCCGGTGGTTATGGCCAAGACCCAATATTCCTTGTCCGATGATCCCACCAAACTGGGTCGCCCGACCGGCTTCAACATCACCGTACGCGAAGTGCGTTTGTCTGCCGGTGCCGGCTTCCTAGTTGCCATTACCGGAGCCATTATGACCATGCCCGGCCTGCCGAAGAAACCTGCTGCTTACAGCATTGATATTGATGAAAACGGCAAGATTACCGGCTTGTTCTAA
- the greA gene encoding transcription elongation factor GreA, translating to MAENNEVILTPEGLRRLEEELETLKTVRRREVAERIKQAIEFGDISENSEYEDAKNEQAFIEGRILTLEKKLRNARVLDDAEVATDVVSLGSRVLLKDIDSGNEMEFVLVGSMEADPTALKISNVSPVGKAILGAKTGDVVEVEVPAGKVKYQVLKISK from the coding sequence ATGGCTGAAAACAATGAAGTTATTCTCACACCGGAAGGTTTGCGGAGGTTGGAAGAGGAGTTAGAAACACTGAAAACCGTCAGGCGAAGGGAAGTGGCGGAACGAATCAAACAGGCCATTGAGTTTGGTGATATCAGTGAGAACTCTGAATACGAGGATGCCAAGAACGAACAAGCATTCATTGAAGGCAGGATCCTGACCTTGGAGAAAAAGCTCCGCAACGCTCGGGTGCTGGATGACGCAGAAGTAGCAACGGATGTAGTGTCCTTAGGTTCCAGAGTTCTTTTGAAAGATATAGATTCTGGAAATGAAATGGAATTTGTGCTTGTCGGGTCCATGGAGGCGGATCCCACGGCGCTGAAAATATCGAATGTATCTCCGGTAGGAAAGGCCATACTTGGGGCCAAGACCGGGGATGTGGTTGAGGTGGAAGTTCCAGCCGGAAAAGTGAAATATCAAGTATTAAAAATCAGTAAGTAA